A window of Chrysoperla carnea chromosome 3, inChrCarn1.1, whole genome shotgun sequence genomic DNA:
ttttatttgtaCAGTTTAAGCTCGATTTGTTTTGTGAtggcattaaaattttataatttgatataattatttatttgtcgaATAAATCCTCTTTATAGAATCATCTcacattattaaatatgtaattttattatacaaaattattaatatttttatagagaCGGTGTAATAAGAGGCAAATAAGAAACTCAGTAGTCAGTGGCGGATATAGATTTTTGGTACTTAGACTGATGGCAAtctttggatcgattttagtccgtatctcaaaaactattcaaccagtcaacaaatgcactcgatttttgtactttttgtgtcaaaataaccttatatactgaattttatcgaaattggtgataaaaaatatttttcgatttttttgcaatttttgaatCGTTATCTGATCAGATCAATAATTATTGATCtgttttttctccaattttcgCCATGTAAGGGAAAATTTTCCCAAGTTTATAAGgcgaaaatataaaaagctCGTTAAGCCACCTACTTACAAAAGTATTTTGGCCTTTTTGtagtttcattgaaaattttcattttgaatctTTTCATCCAATACTTACATCTTCAGCCGTAACCAGACGTTAACTAAACTCTTGCCGCAGTGCGAAATTCCGCATTGCCCGTGGCTAAAAATAGGctagaaaaatagtatataatcatacaaactatcaatagtaatttactATCTTTTTACTTATAGGCAATGTTATTACGGATATGATATACGAATAACATaacgaacaaaattaaatcttgatATTATTTCTCTTTGGCAGtgcgataagctttaaaattagggacaaatcatggaatttgataacaAGGAAGATCTCCTAATGTATCTTTTGGATAGCAtcacagttttaaaatattcagatatatatattttttaattaaatttcatacaaaacttAAGTGTAAATAATCGGTGTAATCTTAATTTAtccaatataataaaagatatgataataatataaatttatgatggctaatataatattatattataataaatgttaaaaaatgaatgagaattatattaaataatttgtttattgaataatgatTCAATTTGCATTAGTTCAAGTTACAGtacactattaattaaataaagtctaggtcatatatttattataattaaatatcctacacagaaaatatataataatattaaaatagtttttatcaaTTGAGGAACAAGATctttatatataacaaaattatatgttattacctacataattaaaaagcgtatgtatatgtatgttagTTTATTACAATAGCTTATAACGCATCATAATTATATGCGTGTATCCATGTAGGTCACCTAAAAAAAGGATAGTCAGTGGTATGAAGTTCGACTCCCGAGATTCAAGCCTGGCAATGCATCAAAggttttttatctccaatttcgataaaactcattatataaggtaattttgacccaaaaagtacaaaaatcaggtacatatgttgactggtcgaatagtttttctcagaaactctgcatccaatcattaaattaatctgatttttatactttttgggtcaaaattaccccatccaccgagtttcatcaaattccaaaacaaaatttttttttccgattttctcgattttttcaaagccccttaaaaaaatttcaaaaaatcgaaaaattttttttatttccaatttcgataaaagtcagtatataaagtaattttgacccaaaaagtacaaaaatcgggtgcatttgttgactggtcgaatagtttttgagataaggactaaaatcgatccaaatattgcgatatctcagaaactctgcttccaatcattaaattaacctgatttttatactttttggatcaaaattaccctatccactaagtttcatcaaattccaaaacaaaaattttttttcccgattttctcgattttttcaaaggggtaccccttaaaaaaatttcaaaaaatcgaaaaattttttttatttccaatttcgataaaactcagtatataaggtaattttgacccaaaaagtacaaaaatcgggtgcatttgttgactgatcgaatagtttttaaaatacggactaaaatcgatccaaatagtGCGATATcgcagaaactctgcatccaatcattaaattatcacTTTTTTAAAGATAGACAACTTTTTATACATATCTATTTATAATGCTGTCGCAACATTATAAATAGATAATggtttaaaaatgtatgaaataaaaataaaaaatgtgactGCCCTgcaaaaacgaacaaaaaagtATTGGAAAAAGGGCtgagatatttaatttataaacagcacccagttaatattaaataatatttatttacaataatttatttacaaaatgttgTTTTTCTACACAGtgtaatgattttaaaacaatcacaaatatacaaaaattattaagaatttaaaactgaattatacaagaaataattactgacaaaatttttgtgtcAGTTATcacatttattacttttttaaagctTACGCCAATAACAGCTTAGTTCAgggatattatattttgaagcaCGCCAACGTTCACaactataaaagtaaaaatgccAATAAACAAATTTCGGTAACATGGAATTTGTTACCAGGCACATTTAAAAGTTTGAAGAAGCACGCTCGTactattttatccatattttcatttaactaTGCCATCGAGCCATTTTCAGATATGGGAAACATTATAGACTCGCTTAGAAACCGTTTGACAGATGACTCTAGTTCAGTATGCATTCTGCTAAAAGTAACAACTTAGAACCctaatataagttatttttctaataatcaCGAAATCAAGATTATTTGATGTCACGTCTATGACCTCATTAAACGCTTCTTTAGGAAAAATGACACTTTGATACATAAAGGTTCGCTACCCTTGGACTAATTCTATGAGGTATCATAATACATCGTTTACCGACTAAGTAACtatgttttctttttcaaattaacTTTCAATTCCTCCCTAGAAATAAATTCGTTGATATCATCGTCACTACTGAACTTCACTCTTTCTTCTGCTTTGATACGTTCAGCTCGACTAACATAAGTTTTAcatactttaataaattcatcaaCATTAACTTTCGTCACAACCTTCTGATAGCGCTCATACACGTCTTTAACAGCGGAGTAAACATTGGGCGGAAAAACGGTTACCAAGTCCCCGtagaacttttttctttttaaaataaactcgaCGTATTCGACCAAGGTGGGATATTTTTGTGATTCTATCACACAATCAATAAAAAGTTTGTATAGAGATAAAATCCTGGCAAATTCAAGCGAATCGATAGCTTCGTAGGTAACGTCAATTTTATCTTTATCGTCGTCATTGTTGATAACTACTTTCCTTGTATTCTGGACCAATTCTGTGTAGAATGATTTGTTTTTGTCGATGGTAAAAAAGGGTCGGAAGGTCTTTTCACAAATTTCAAACGTGCCTTTCCCGGTTTTTGATTTATCCAAATCATATTCGTAATGTATTAAGTGAACATAGTCATTCAGATGAACTTTCTCTTCAACAACATCGTCACGCAATATTTCCTTGTGATTCAATTTAAGGTAATTGAGCTTGTACAGATTAAACGGTTTTTCAATTTCGCTGATCAGAAAACCATCTGTAGTcgtgaaaatattattcaaaatataataaactttatctGTAGGTTTTTGGATTTTCTTCAAAAGCATCACGTAACTAATTAGCTCTCTTCGTTTTTTGATAGACTCCAAATCTAGATCGTAATTGAAgtacttcaaaatttcaatcatataACCCGCTACGCCATGAAACCACCTCAGCCGTTCCTGCGTGAAGTTTTGAGGATTATCTTTGAAAATTACTGACGACAATTCAACGCAGTACCACAACGCAGTTAGCAGTGATGTATTTTGATCAGGGTCCAGCGGCAAAGATGACAGCCCAATTTTGCACACAGTCTCACTGATACGTCGCATAGCGTATTTTTGGAACTGGTCAACGACATTTCTGTCCATCCACTCTTTGTTTTCACAGTTTTTCCACAGCACAAAGTAAAACAACCCAACATTGTAATTGATCTTCTTACGATCAAAATATGTCGCTGACAAAATGTAGTCGTTGTATTTATCAAATTGATTGGTATCTGTTAGCACAAGGCCACCATAAAAGGGTCTTCGTGTTCGCGGctcattttttgtattgtttgccAGCAATTGTTTGTAAACATTCAAAGTGTAAAAGTAACCGATGGACTCACTAACATCTTTATCGTTAACCAAAAACAGCGGACACTCCATGGTCGATTTGAACTTGCTAAAACTGGCAGGTGTCACTTGGTTTACCAATAGAGTtctatggaaaataattttttccatcaaATTGAACTTCGTTAAAATTACAACAGGGATGCCTTTCTCGTCGTCCAGTATTACATCGGGGAATTCAATTTCTTGCTCGGGTGTAAAATTAACATCGACGACTTGTTCCTCTTCAACGGACTTGTCAAATTTCTTGTCGAACTTCAAGGCGTCAAACGAGTACGATTTTGTGTCGCTGACGATGTAATTGATCAAAGTTGAAATGGATTTCTCAATGTCAACCTTATCTGAATAAACCGCAGCATTGAGATTCTTGTACCAATCCGTCTCAACGAATGCACGAAGGAATATATTTCTATCCTTTGTTTCGAGGTTAACTTCGCTTTTTCCACTGTTCGATGACAATTCGTCAAATAATCGATCTCTTAGCTTTTTCAATTTGTCTATTTCTTTTAAAGCAATAGCGTCTTTTGCCAATTCCTTTCTGATAAATTTCAACCTAATATAAGACTTCAACTGATCTTTTTCGGCAGCAAAGTTATTAACATTGACTTTGCCATAGTCAAACTCCTCGGAAATATCAATGCAGTCATAGAGTTCGTTATTACGATAAACTATGCAACGGCTCTTGAAAAAAGACGTTGCTACTGAAAAGTCGATTGCGTTCGGGTTTTCATTGATTGCATGGAAAACAACGGTTTCGTAATGCATAAACTGGTTCAATTCGAAACATTCCTCTGCACTGTCATTGTCAATCAATCCATCTGTGATGAGATAcagcaattttattttatcatcttTATCAACGATACGCTTTTCTTTTAGGCATTTGATAATACATTCCGGATATGTACCCATAAGTCCAGATTTACGTGATAAATATGCTTCTCTTGTTTCGTCTTCATCGACTTCCCAACATTCGCTACCCCAGTGCAAGTAAACTATTTTCGATTCTGTTGGAGGTTCTCCAGAAACCAGtaagtctttttttattttttctacgtCCCCTTGGAACTGATCAAGTGTTTTCAAGCCGTTGTTATGATAATAGTCTACTCGATCCGTTGAGCCCGAAAAATCTTTTGCGTAAATGAAGCAATTAACCATTTTCCCTGGGTGTCAAGTTTCCTCTTTAAAAGTGAAACAATGTTGCGTCTATTGACGAACACTTACTCTCGTTACTGATTCCAGTGTGTATTGCTCCAAGTTATTTTTGTCTATGTCGTATTGGCACACAATGATAAGCAAACTTCGGCCCAGGTGGAGGTGGAAGGTTCCTAAAACAAAAACACATGTTAGAATcgtagacaaaaattatttacaatccaAGAATGACTCAAGATCAAATCAGCGTCAACTATTCGATCGTCGctaaaaacttgaaataagTTTACTATTTAACTGGAGATACGTGAGTTTACAAAATGTGAGGATCTCATTTTTTCACACGGTTATAGTCACTCTATAGCGAAACTATTCACATCGTGGATGAGTTTTATTTCCGTagtttccatggtaatgacacactactttattaatataatttaatgaatggaCTTCTGAATGAAGTCTGTggtttctatatatattttacgtagaaaatttaatactattttctaacaaatttaaataagttagttaacttaatttacatttgaaaatattatttctgcaaaaacaagtttaattaattgttattatttaataatttctatttgtcatttactataccaattacatgtaaacaattgaaaaatagtcatattttaaaataaaacgtgtgatttattgctaatttcatttcatttcaagaGATCAGCGCCGCAATCGATTAAATTGCTCCCTCGTGTGTGttgttaccatggaaactcTTGAAAAAAAGCTCATGCACGGTGCAAATACCGTGTATACTTTAGTTGTTATGTAATTTATCGATTCGATATATTTTCAGTGATCTCACTGTATAAATTCAATCTCACTGACAGTTGTCAAAACTCAAAGgttagaatataattatttttctaataactaATCACtgacgaaatatattttttaataataaacagtacgttaattaataaatttttcattatcgtagaaattattataaaaaattaaaattgtttttaattcaaaaaaattttttacaaaatcactCACACtgctataatataatttaatatgtattaattcATTTCGGGAACCAAGCAAAGATTGAATTATAATCAACTATCATCCAAAAAGTAATTCAGATGGTTAATGGTATGAAACCCGAACTGGGATTCAAACTCTATGGAGTTGGCTTTAACTAAGTTAATTTACTTACCGTTACGAATTGACCATTTGTGAAGAAATACTTTTTGGCGAACTTATTTTGTCACTGTTTagaattaattactaaaaatccACCCAAAATGAAAACAAGACACTTATATTACAGTTATACGACGGTCAGTTACACATTGAATAAAAGAAATGATTTCCATTCAAATTTATACAGGAGTACAACATCATATGGTGCAagcaaataatattacaaaaggTTGCATAATATGGCATAAGTGTTAAAACCAAAAATCCAAGAACAGTCACACATGTCTGATATATATCTATGCAATGACCGTAATAACTACCACCCCCATATCTCTCCGAATTGGGAAAACCCCCATTTTTTAATACAGATTttccttgtttaaaaaaattacaaaaacttatcaattttttcgtaattttaaaagaaagttatgaaaaataataaaatattaattagtttattttccaTGAAATTATCATGCAGACGCTTATTTGAAgatagtttttataccctgtgtatatgaaatttatatcaaggtattctaattttagtcccaagtttgtaacgcttagaaatattgataatacgaaaCAAATCGTTATCAATACGTGAAAAACTGGAGTAAATATCCTCTATTGATGGAACACTCTttaaatgagacagatatttatttatatatgggtATCTGAGATACTGGGTAAGTGGAACACCTCTCATAAGTGAGGCAAATTTGCAGGTCCCTTGCTGCCTTACTTAACCAGGTTTCACCAGgtgtataagaaattttttttttaacaatgtttttaattcttttaatttacaaCTTATAAAGTAAATAGACGATAacgcttaattttttatttttatcacaaatactTATTGGTTCTTAAATTTAGGAGCACGTTTTTCAGCAAATGCTGCCATCCCTTCTTTACGATCCtcctataaaattaataaaaatttattaactctcttttatggttaaatttaattgtagcTAAATTTTGTTTACCGTAGCAAAAGTAGTTTGGAACAGTCTAGCTTCATAATTTAATCCTTCATGTAGAGTTGTCTCGTAAGCTCTGTTAACTGCATCCTTACAAAGCGAAACAATAATTTGTGAGTGTGAACTAATTTTTTCGGCTAGTTTAATCGCTTGAGGAAGAACTTCTTCTGGTGGAAATACTTTACTAACAAGACCCATTTTCTCAGCTTCTTCTGCAGTAATTTGATTTCCAGTTAAACACATTTCCATCGCTTTTGACTTTCCTACAATTCTAGTTAAACGTTGTGTACCACCGGCTCCAGGAATTGTTCCAACTGTAATTTCTGGTTGTGCAAATCTTGCTTGATTGCCACTATAAATTATATCACACATCATAGCTAATTCACAACCTCCTCcgagctaaaattttaattattcattgtaATTTAagatttcttaaaatgaaatatttggatCCTTCCCATTCTTTagcatttttgtaaaaatgtggagtaaattctaaaaaactacggaaaatgttattttaatatcgatttttccGAAAATCCGAAAGATTGGAAACAATCAAAATACACAAATCAgttggaaattttattcttaacacggaaaattgtacattgatttttcagaaaatataaaagataaaaaaaaagtaagaaaaataaatgtcctgtattaaatattttgtttattcattaaatgtaatcagcaaataaacatttgaaacaCGATGACTGGTTAATTAGGATAAAAGATAACGCGTTTTATAAGttgaatttggaaaatttaatttaaaattgaagtagtCCAAACATTCCCATCGTTAACAATTCATTCCTAAACAGTTCTTTAGTTCGTTTTTCCCTTTATCTTTATCTGGTTGGTTTCCTTTCTTTAAaaggtctacatttctaaacgcccattaacattcctatcgaagttgaaagtatattatcattttgaaattaatatattttatatacctaccGCATAACCATTAACAGCAGCAATTACCGGCTTTTTACTATCAGTAAGAAATGTacgtttacttaaaaaatttgattttacatGGGAAGCAAAATCCAATTTTAACATTTCCTTAAGATCAGCGCCAGCCGCGAATACTTTTTCGGATCCAGTGATAATGATTGCTCCAACAGATTCAtcattgttaaattttgttactGCATCTGCTATGTCTGCAACAAGGCCATTACACAAAGCATTTAATGCTTTTGGACGATCTAATGTAATTAATCCAACATTCTTCTTATCTCCAACCAAATCAGTCTTAATATACTGATATGAAGCTAAAAATGGATTAGACTTTagagttgaaaaaataattaaaaatatgtaggtaGTAATACCTAATTACTAATTTCTCATACCTGCTGAActatatttaagtaattgtttattttttaataaatgatgatcattaactaaaatttgtttgcaaataTTTCTTAAAGCAAACGACAtgattattcaatatttaaattttgaaattttataggaTATACCCAATTATTCAATTCTGGTGTttagcacaaatttaaaaaaatgatattagcttagaatattaaataattgtttatatacatataaatatacacTTATAAAGTCCAatggtttaattaaattttccattagATAAGATTAACAGGTAaacaagtatatttttttattaaataatgcatCTATGACTAACATGTTGCTGAATAACAGAAGTTAATAATCCGAAGTGCACATAGTCCTTAGTCGTAAGATCCAatacattctatataaaattattctaaaacaagttaaaacaagcAATTGTCACTCTCAGATAGTCACAGTCGTGTATATATTAACACGAATGTGGtatcacacacacataattgatattcccatataatacataccgtataatgttgtaaaataatttgaaccctcgcggataaacaatgatgtttacgaaaaaatgtttcaaacaaaagttgtttacttttttataaggaactttttttacaaaaggaaCATCAGGTCGGCATCTGCAGGTCAGTTATACTAACACAAAAACCctgaattgttttgttttaataatggtcttagtttttatattttacctgtCGTTATTTCCGGATTCAATTCCATTATACCAATCACACAATTTCTATAAAGAATTGATTGAGACCGTATGATTTATgaatagaaagaaaaatttatcaaaatttacagcgtttttttattttttttatcattagaaTTAGATGCAATTTGTACCTGCAGTTTACCTGTTAATCTTatctagttaaaaaaaaaaattatttaaaaaaaaattttgattaaaaaaaacccgactgcgttaaaaaAATCTTAGAGAATAAAACAAGCCTCGTAGTAAACATAGCGACTTAAATTTAACAGTCTCAGTCTGGACCCATCATTGGGAAGATTTAAGCTGTCGTAGATTTTAAATAGAGCGCAAATTTGTGAGAgcgtaaaatatatgtatgtgtttgtttattacaatGTACACAGCCGAAATGAGAAGAAACTCTTAATACTTTGTGTggaagagtggctatctttctttacttacatgacgtaaaaaaaaaacaatttcgtaatcaacactgtctatacatgatatttcaataattaactcagttaattattTCTCTATTTAATAGACAAATGCCATAATATAatctgttaaaattaaaatttttatcaaagaggtgtgtaaatttaatattaaaaaaaaaaaattgatatgaaaACTGCCGACCTCGATGACCTATTAGCATGACATTGCGTATCTTTAAATGAACAATTTTGAACACTGCCCacttttattattcaatgattaaattttatttataaaaacaaaaattgagatAAGCAGATAATCTTTAAATTATTCACACCACCGTACCTATATAcatcaaaattacaattttttttaaataagttttctacaatttttccGCTTCGCTgaacaatttcaactttaaaaacaaagataatcGCGTTACAGCCTTCATCTTCCTTGTCTTCACTTATCCTCCCTCCATAACACTCGCAATATAAACAATgacaacccaacccaacccaatttTTGGGAAAAGCATGAATTTACGAGACATAATATGTATGATCACCATTTCTTGCtacatattttctataattataaGCAACTTATCCTCTTATCCGATATTTTTAGAAGatctaatattttgtttttaaaccatCACGCATTTAACCTTCCactaaaattttccttttgttATAATGAAAGAAAAGCTAAGCATTTAGTAAAATagtttcttatatatttaagtaaaaattcaagtacaaaacaattatattcatattttttccaaaaacaatttttgtaacaatTACATAAATTCATATCTTTATCCAAAGAAGCTTACTGGTTCTTAAAGTTGGGTGCACGTTTTTCAGTAAATGCTGTCATACCTTCTTTACGATCCtcctaaagaaaaatattaaatcattacGTTAGCTATTATTTAacacaagtttattttataaaaatttaccgtTGCAAAAGTGGTTTGGAACAGTTTAAGTTCATAATTTAAACCTTCACGTAAAGTTGTTTCATAAGCTCTATTAACGGAGTCCTTAGCAAGTTGTACAATTATT
This region includes:
- the LOC123295177 gene encoding probable enoyl-CoA hydratase, mitochondrial isoform X1 produces the protein MSFALRNICKQILVNDHHLLKNKQLLKYSSAASYQYIKTDLVGDKKNVGLITLDRPKALNALCNGLVADIADAVTKFNNDESVGAIIITGSEKVFAAGADLKEMLKLDFASHVKSNFLSKRTFLTDSKKPVIAAVNGYALGGGCELAMMCDIIYSGNQARFAQPEITVGTIPGAGGTQRLTRIVGKSKAMEMCLTGNQITAEEAEKMGLVSKVFPPEEVLPQAIKLAEKISSHSQIIVSLCKDAVNRAYETTLHEGLNYEARLFQTTFATEDRKEGMAAFAEKRAPKFKNQ
- the LOC123295580 gene encoding uncharacterized protein LOC123295580, producing MVNCFIYAKDFSGSTDRVDYYHNNGLKTLDQFQGDVEKIKKDLLVSGEPPTESKIVYLHWGSECWEVDEDETREAYLSRKSGLMGTYPECIIKCLKEKRIVDKDDKIKLLYLITDGLIDNDSAEECFELNQFMHYETVVFHAINENPNAIDFSVATSFFKSRCIVYRNNELYDCIDISEEFDYGKVNVNNFAAEKDQLKSYIRLKFIRKELAKDAIALKEIDKLKKLRDRLFDELSSNSGKSEVNLETKDRNIFLRAFVETDWYKNLNAAVYSDKVDIEKSISTLINYIVSDTKSYSFDALKFDKKFDKSVEEEQVVDVNFTPEQEIEFPDVILDDEKGIPVVILTKFNLMEKIIFHRTLLVNQVTPASFSKFKSTMECPLFLVNDKDVSESIGYFYTLNVYKQLLANNTKNEPRTRRPFYGGLVLTDTNQFDKYNDYILSATYFDRKKINYNVGLFYFVLWKNCENKEWMDRNVVDQFQKYAMRRISETVCKIGLSSLPLDPDQNTSLLTALWYCVELSSVIFKDNPQNFTQERLRWFHGVAGYMIEILKYFNYDLDLESIKKRRELISYVMLLKKIQKPTDKVYYILNNIFTTTDGFLISEIEKPFNLYKLNYLKLNHKEILRDDVVEEKVHLNDYVHLIHYEYDLDKSKTGKGTFEICEKTFRPFFTIDKNKSFYTELVQNTRKVVINNDDDKDKIDVTYEAIDSLEFARILSLYKLFIDCVIESQKYPTLVEYVEFILKRKKFYGDLVTVFPPNVYSAVKDVYERYQKVVTKVNVDEFIKVCKTYVSRAERIKAEERVKFSSDDDINEFISREELKVNLKKKT
- the LOC123295177 gene encoding probable enoyl-CoA hydratase, mitochondrial isoform X2, which produces MELNPEITTASYQYIKTDLVGDKKNVGLITLDRPKALNALCNGLVADIADAVTKFNNDESVGAIIITGSEKVFAAGADLKEMLKLDFASHVKSNFLSKRTFLTDSKKPVIAAVNGYALGGGCELAMMCDIIYSGNQARFAQPEITVGTIPGAGGTQRLTRIVGKSKAMEMCLTGNQITAEEAEKMGLVSKVFPPEEVLPQAIKLAEKISSHSQIIVSLCKDAVNRAYETTLHEGLNYEARLFQTTFATEDRKEGMAAFAEKRAPKFKNQ